Proteins co-encoded in one Erinaceus europaeus chromosome 2, mEriEur2.1, whole genome shotgun sequence genomic window:
- the LOC107522218 gene encoding beta-defensin 15-like, protein MRTLLFLFVLLFFLGPAMNKFLDEKCIRLDGRCSADCKKNEELVGLCHKAQKCCLLLEPCWQK, encoded by the exons ATGAggactctcctttttctctttgttcttctcttctttctgggCCCAG CCATGAATAAATTCTTGGATGAGAAATGCATCAGGCTTGACGGGAGATGCTCGGCTGATTGTAAGAAAAATGAAGAACTTGTTGGCCTCTGCCATAAAGCTCAGAAATGCTGTCTGTTGCTCGAACCATGCTGGCAGAAATGA